Proteins co-encoded in one Euleptes europaea isolate rEulEur1 chromosome 1, rEulEur1.hap1, whole genome shotgun sequence genomic window:
- the WAS gene encoding actin nucleation-promoting factor WAS: MSRRAKPGVRGQPDNVPSSLLKDHENQQVFELLGRKCTTMVTTVAQLLLALPQNTRLWSKQGCGVLCFVKDNPRRSYFIRFYDLKERKMIWEQELFNQLVYTATTSYFHTFPGDECQVGLSFADEDEAFDFQQTVEEKIQKRIQRIEKRELPLPPPPVNEERRVTLPRSPPSGSDLNGPGRQPVSPPSALPLATVDIQNPDITFSRYRGLPVPTAVDKKKGKKKISKADIGAPSGFKHIQHIGWDPNSGFDVNNLDPDLKTLFSQAGISEAQLTDAETSKIIYDFIEGQGGLEAVKEELRRQGPTHPPPPPPNRSGPLPPPPGHSRAGPLPPVPGPLPGAPPISNRGTVPPPPQPSRGAPHSQWGPPPSAHRSAQPPPPPSGLVPPPPPPPPPPPPPSQSSGPCPPPPPLPGALGSTGPPPLPPAASSGRGALLDQIRQGIQLNKTPDVLDSPPSPEQSSEGLVGALMHVMQKRCKVIHSSDDDEDNGVEDDDDEWDD; encoded by the exons ATGAGCCGGAGGGCCAAGCCAGGGGTCCGGGGGCAGCCGGACAACGTGCCCTCCTCCTTACTCAAAGACCACGAGAACCAGCAAGTGTTCGAACTCTTGGGCAGGAAATGCACG ACCATGGTCACAACCGTGGCCCAGCTGTTGTTGGCTTTGCCCCAGAACACCCGACTCTGGTCCAAGCAAGGCTGTGGAGTCCTGTGCTTCGTGAAGGATAACCCCAGGCGTTCATACTTCATCCGCTTCTACGATCTGAAG GAGAGGAAGATGATCTGGGAACAGGAACTGTTCAACCAACTCGTCTACACTGCCACTACCTCTTACTTCCACACCTTCCCAGGAGAT GAGTGCCAGGTGGGGCTCAGCTTTGCCGACGAGGACGAGGCATTTGACTTTCAGCAAACAGTGGAAGAGAAGATCCAGAAGAGGATCCAGAGGATAG AAAAAAGAGAACTACCTCTTCCGCCACCTCCGGTCAATGAAG AAAGAAGAGTAACCCTTCCTCGGAGTCCACCTTCTGGAAGTGACTTGAACG GGCCTGGGAGGCAGCCCGTCTCCCCACCATCGGCTCTGCCCCTGGCAACTGTTGACATCCAGAATCCGGATATCACCTTTTCCCGGtaccgtggactccctgttcctACAGCAGTGgataaaaagaaagggaaaaagaagatTTCCAAGGCTGACATTGGAGCTCCCAGTGGGTTCAA GCACATCCAGCACATCGGTTGGGATCCAAACAGTGGATTTGAC GTGAACAACTTAGACCCCGACTTGAAGACGCTCTTCTCCCAGGCGGGGATCAGCGAGGCCCAGCTGACCGATGCGGAGACCTCCAAGATCATCTACGATTTCATCGAAGGCCAAGGAGGACTGGAGGCGGTGAAGGAGGAGCTAAGAAGGCAGG gtccgacgcaccccccacccccacccccaaaccgatctggccccctccccccaccacctggACATTCCCGGGCGGGCCCTCTCCCACCTGTCCCAGGCCCGCTACCAGGCGCTCCGCCCATATCGAACAGGGGGACGGTCCCGCCACCCCCACAACCCTCTCGGGGAGCCCCCCACTCCCAGTGGGGGCCTCCCCCATCCGCCCATCGCTCGGCCCAACCTCCGCCGCCCCCTTCTGGGTTGGTCCCGCCCCCACCGCCTCCCCCAccgcctcccccacctccctcccagagCTCTGGACCCtgtcctccaccccctcccctccctggagcGCTTGGTTCCACGGGGCCGCCGCCATTGCCTCCTGCTGCCTCCTCAGGCCGTGGGGCACTGCTGGATCAAATACGCCAAGGAATTCAACTCAATAAG ACGCCCGATGTGTTGGACTCTCCACCATCACCCGAACAAAGCTCTGAAGGCCTGGTGGGAGCTCTCATGCATGTGATGCAGAAGAGATGCAAGGTTATCCACTCCTCAG ACGACGATGAAGATAATGGCGTCGAAGATGATGACGATGAGTGGGATGACTGA
- the SUV39H1 gene encoding histone-lysine N-methyltransferase SUV39H1 translates to MAENLKACSVCCKSTWSQLQDLCRLEKLCCSTMGITRRNLYNFEVEYLCDYKRIRDEEYYLVKWRGYPDWQNTWEPRKNLRCISILKQFHRDLEQALIRRGGKLRKNMSLLDQGLSNYLVQKARQRQALQQWEYQLNAKRNHKGRIVVENEVDLDGPPRDFVYINEYKVGDGITLNQVAVGCECQDCLLEVAGGCCPGASHHKFAYNELGQVKIKAGMPIYECNSRCNCGLDCPNRVVQKGIRYDLCIFRTDDGRGWGVRTLEKIRKNSFVMEYVGEIITSEEAERRGQIYDRQGATYLFDLDYVEDVYTVDAAYYGNISHFVNHSCNPNLQVYNVFIENLDERLPRIAFFATRPIRIGEELTFDYNMQVDPVNAESTRMDTNFGLMGGLTGSPKKRMRIECKCGTESCRKYLF, encoded by the exons ATGGCGGAAAATTTAAAAG CCTGCTCTGTTTGTTGCAAATCCACTTGGTCTCAGCTCCAGGATTTGTGCCGCTTGGAAAAGTTATGCTGCTCGACCATGGGCATCACCAGGAGAAACCTGTATAATTTTGAAGTGGAATATCTGTGTGACTACAAGAGAATCCGG GATGAGGAATACTACCTGGTGAAATGGCGGGGCTACCCTGATTGGCAAAACACCTGGGAGCCCCGGAAGAACTTGCGCTGCATCAGCATCCTCAAGCAGTTCCACCGGGACCTAGAGCAGGCACTGATCCGGCGAGGAGGCAAGCTCAGGAAGAACATGAGCCTGCTGGACCAAGGCCTCTCCAACTACCTGGTGCAGAAGGCCCGGCAGCGACAGGCCCTGCAGCAGTGGGAGTACCAGCTCAACGCCAAGCGCAACCACAAGGGGCGCATTGTCGTCGAGAACGAGGTGGACTTGGACGGGCCCCCCCGGGATTTCGTCTACATCAACGAGTACAAGGTGGGGGACGGCATCACTCTCAACCAGGTGGCGGTGGGCTGCGAGTGCCAGGACTGTCTGTTGGAAGTGGCAGGGGGCTGTTGCCCAGGTGCCTCGCACCACAAGTTTGCCTACAACGAGCTGGGGCAAGTGAAGATCAAGGCCGGCATGCCCATCTACGAGTGCAATTCCCGCTGCAACTGCGGGCTCGACTGCCCCAACCGCGTGGTGCAGAAAGGCATTCGTTACGACCTCTGCATTTTCCGGACGGATGACGGGCGCGGCTGGGGCGTGCGCACGCTGGAGAAGATCCGCAAGAACAGCTTTGTCATGGAATACGTGGGAGAG ATCATCACATCGGAGGAGGCAGAGCGACGGGGTCAGATCTACGACCGGCAGGGTGCCACTTACCTATTTGACCTGGACTATGTAGAGGATGTATATACAGTGGACGCGGCCTATTATGGCAACATTTCTCATTTTGTCAACCACAGT TGTaaccccaacctccaggtgtacaACGTCTTTATCGAAAACTTGGACGAGCGGCTGCCGCGCATCGCCTTCTTTGCTACTCGGCCGATCCGTATCGGTGAGGAACTCACCTTTGACTACAACATGCAAG TGGACCCAGTAAATGCAGAGAGCACGCGGATGGACACTAACTTCGGCCTCATGGGAGGCCTGACCGGCTCCCCAAAGAAGCGGATGCGCATCGAGTGCAAATGCGGCACGGAGTCCTGCCGGAAATACCTCTTCTAG